A genomic region of Homalodisca vitripennis isolate AUS2020 chromosome 5, UT_GWSS_2.1, whole genome shotgun sequence contains the following coding sequences:
- the LOC124361799 gene encoding 1-phosphatidylinositol phosphodiesterase-like, which translates to MILNFQSIIVCSGIILVSVLIRSDAHQHGSYMRNADDGFNYRTNWMSNIQNHVRLSELAIPGTHDSSTFKGYGGDSATTQVLSFDQQLNYGIRFFDIRVRHYANAFALHHAFVYLHVNFDDFLDSVSNFLRSNPSETVLFRLKEEYDSEGNSRSIAETLQWYLYKHQGTYLKTNNRDINLGSARGKFIILSDNYQFDSFGLQYGQSNIQDNYNLGTNWDLYSKWESVKNQLENAKNGDPNTFYINYLSGSGGSFPYFVASGHSSPGTSAPRLATGMTTPGWSNSSPDFPRIDCFIGICTIAFEGTNTLTYDKIREYNENRGGSRRTVGIIVADFPGDSLIDVIIRNN; encoded by the coding sequence ATGATCTTGAATTTTCAAAGCATCATCGTTTGTAGCGGCATCATCCTTGTATCAGTCTTGATACGTAGCGATGCTCATCAACATGGTTCTTACATGCGAAACGCAGACGATGGTTTCAACTACAGAACAAATTGGATGAGCAACATCCAGAATCATGTTCGACTAAGTGAACTGGCCATTCCTGGTACACACGACAGCTCTACTTTCAAAGGATACGGCGGTGACTCGGCGACAACTCAAGTTCTAAGTTTCGACCAACAGCTGAACTACGGAATAAGATTCTTCGACATCAGAGTGAGACATTACGCAAACGCATTTGCGTTACACCACGCTTTTGtctatttacatgtaaatttcgATGACTTTTTAGATAGTGTCAGTAATTTCCTCAGGAGCAATCCATCGGAAACAGTGCTCTTCAGATTGAAGGAAGAATATGATTCGGAAGGCAATTCAAGAAGCATTGCTGAAACACTGCAATGGTACTTGTACAAGCACCAGGGCACTTACTTGAAGACCAACAACAGGGACATCAATTTGGGAAGTGCCCGAGGGAAGTTCATCATACTATCGGATAATTACCAGTTTGATTCATTTGGATTACAGTATGGCCAATCTAACATACAAGACAACTATAATTTAGGGACCAACTGGGACTTGTACAGCAAGTGGGAGAGTGTAAAGAACCAGTTAGAAAACGCCAAGAACGGAGATCCTAatactttttacataaattacctGTCCGGATCTGGGGGTTCTTTTCCGTACTTTGTAGCCAGTGGCCACTCTTCCCCAGGGACATCTGCTCCCCGGTTGGCCACAGGAATGACCACTCCTGGATGGAGCAATTCTTCCCCAGATTTCCCTAGGATTGACTGTTTCATAGGAATCTGCACAATTGCATTTGAAGGTACAAATACACTGACTTATGATAAAATTCGTGAATATAACGAAAACCGTGGAGGTAGCCGGAGGACTGTCGGAATCATTGTTGCAGATTTTCCTGGCGATTCGCTGATAGACGTCATCATACGTAACAATTGA